From the genome of Oscillatoria sp. FACHB-1407, one region includes:
- a CDS encoding CHASE2 domain-containing protein encodes MSFQRLRQLYQHWHTTIQPTLVPGLKAVLAFSLTITGLVMAVKQVGWLEPLELRAYDRLVRLRPDQGADPRLLIVAITEEDLQSLRRATPSDQDLATVLGNLQEHRPQVIGLDLYRDVPQPPGNAMLGDRLQDSNIVVITKLSNEGQRSVPPPPNIPPERIGFNDLPIDADGIIRRNLMFASMEGKIYFSFSLRVATQYLRASGIAPKPSSIDATYMQMGDAVFVPLGEDPGGYQHNDAGGYQVLLNYRSNRNIARQVTFTQVLYDQVDPTWIRDKIVLIGTTAVSGKDLFYTPFSASAERNHQMPGVEVHAQKVSQILSAAVDQRPLMWFWADWAENVWILGWAIAGSAFVWRVRHPITLGFGMVRLLVLLSGSCFAILMLQGWVPLVTPMVGMLAAAGTTLTYRAQQAQRQQQMVMTLLGQNTSPEIANALWASRDRLLQSGKLPGQKLVATMLFTDIKDFSTVAEQMTPEALLDWLNEYLEAMTQAIQSHHGIVNKFTGDGLLAVFGVPIPRVSDEEIAQDAYQAVACAMAMGDRLQQLNQDWQQRGLKAVQMRVGIFTGEIVVGSLGGKDRMEYGVIGDSVNIASRLESCAKDRQPDACRVLIAQETLDYLHNAFHVESWGPMALKGKQQLVNVYRVVSHMPTPAIQIAHYVLENEPESSLTQAETKANTVNL; translated from the coding sequence GTGAGCTTTCAGCGACTTCGCCAGCTTTATCAGCATTGGCATACCACGATTCAACCCACCCTTGTTCCTGGGCTAAAAGCGGTACTTGCTTTTAGTTTGACTATTACGGGTTTAGTCATGGCGGTGAAACAGGTCGGTTGGCTAGAACCGTTAGAACTGAGAGCCTATGACCGTTTGGTGCGTCTACGCCCTGATCAAGGGGCTGACCCACGGCTTCTCATCGTAGCAATTACCGAGGAAGATCTTCAAAGCCTGCGGCGGGCTACTCCCTCCGATCAGGATCTGGCAACCGTTCTCGGTAATCTGCAAGAGCACCGTCCACAAGTCATTGGGCTTGACCTCTACCGAGATGTGCCCCAACCACCCGGTAACGCTATGTTGGGCGATCGCCTCCAGGATTCCAACATTGTGGTCATCACCAAACTCAGCAACGAGGGGCAGCGGAGCGTGCCCCCTCCACCCAACATCCCTCCGGAGCGCATTGGGTTTAATGACCTGCCGATCGATGCAGATGGCATCATCCGTCGCAACCTGATGTTTGCCAGTATGGAGGGCAAAATCTATTTCTCCTTTTCTCTGCGGGTAGCGACTCAATATCTTAGAGCCAGTGGCATCGCTCCAAAACCCAGTTCCATTGATGCAACCTATATGCAAATGGGAGATGCCGTGTTTGTGCCGTTGGGGGAAGATCCGGGTGGCTATCAGCACAATGATGCAGGTGGCTATCAAGTTTTGCTCAACTACCGCTCAAACCGCAATATTGCCCGACAGGTTACGTTTACTCAAGTCCTTTATGATCAGGTTGACCCAACCTGGATTAGAGACAAGATTGTCCTGATCGGCACAACCGCTGTGAGTGGCAAGGATCTGTTCTACACCCCATTTAGTGCCAGTGCAGAACGTAACCATCAAATGCCTGGGGTAGAAGTTCATGCTCAAAAGGTGAGCCAGATTCTGAGTGCAGCGGTGGATCAACGCCCTCTCATGTGGTTTTGGGCAGATTGGGCAGAGAATGTGTGGATCTTGGGATGGGCGATCGCCGGAAGTGCTTTTGTCTGGCGGGTGCGGCACCCAATTACCCTGGGGTTTGGTATGGTGCGCCTCCTGGTGTTGTTATCGGGGTCGTGTTTCGCCATTTTGATGTTGCAAGGCTGGGTGCCGTTGGTTACCCCTATGGTGGGGATGCTAGCCGCCGCAGGAACAACCCTGACCTATCGGGCACAACAGGCACAACGCCAACAACAAATGGTGATGACGCTATTGGGGCAAAACACCTCGCCAGAAATTGCCAATGCGCTGTGGGCATCGCGCGATCGCCTCTTGCAATCGGGCAAATTGCCGGGGCAAAAGCTAGTTGCCACCATGCTGTTTACCGATATCAAAGATTTCAGTACAGTCGCAGAGCAAATGACCCCAGAGGCGTTGCTAGATTGGCTCAATGAATACCTGGAAGCCATGACTCAGGCAATTCAAAGCCACCATGGGATTGTCAATAAATTCACCGGAGATGGGTTGTTAGCGGTGTTTGGAGTGCCGATTCCGCGAGTCAGCGATGAGGAAATTGCTCAAGATGCCTATCAAGCGGTGGCATGTGCAATGGCAATGGGCGATCGCCTGCAACAACTCAATCAAGACTGGCAACAGCGGGGCTTAAAGGCCGTGCAGATGCGGGTAGGCATCTTCACCGGAGAAATTGTCGTGGGCAGCCTCGGTGGCAAAGATCGGATGGAATATGGGGTCATTGGTGACAGTGTCAACATTGCCTCTCGTTTGGAAAGCTGTGCTAAAGACAGACAACCCGATGCCTGTCGTGTGTTGATTGCACAGGAAACGTTAGATTACCTGCATAATGCGTTTCACGTTGAGTCGTGGGGCCCCATGGCACTCAAAGGAAAACAACAACTGGTGAATGTCTACCGGGTTGTCTCTCACATGCCTACCCCTGCCATTCAAATCGCCCATTACGTCCTTGAAAATGAGCCAGAAAGTTCTCTAACTCAAGCGGAAACAAAAGCAAACACGGTGAATCTATAG
- a CDS encoding response regulator transcription factor — MGSVCIQIVEGNPHLRSLLGWHLQQVGYWVHQSADLQQARDVFQARQPHLVILDSELPDGDGVEFCRWLQQQRQTLILMLSARSAEADIVAGLRAGADDYLTKPFGMQEFLARVEALIRRSRTTTAPALLDYGDLKVDLVQRRVRLKDELIELTPQEFSLLYVLAQASGAPLTRSELLRRAWPDAIDNHRTVDTHILSLRKKIESDPRQPNIIQTVRNVGYRFNVEMVNSNANSPVEVNPMNHRKHARTLPKIAERH, encoded by the coding sequence GTGGGCTCTGTTTGCATTCAGATTGTTGAGGGAAATCCCCATTTGCGATCGCTGCTGGGCTGGCACTTGCAGCAAGTAGGTTACTGGGTTCACCAATCCGCTGACCTCCAGCAGGCGAGGGATGTGTTTCAGGCACGCCAGCCCCATCTCGTCATTCTTGACTCAGAATTGCCTGATGGAGATGGTGTCGAGTTTTGTCGTTGGTTACAACAACAACGCCAAACGCTGATTTTAATGCTATCGGCTCGCAGTGCTGAGGCAGATATTGTAGCCGGGTTACGAGCCGGAGCAGATGATTATTTAACGAAACCGTTTGGGATGCAAGAATTCCTCGCTCGTGTCGAGGCACTCATCCGACGGAGCCGCACGACTACAGCACCCGCCTTGCTCGACTATGGCGATCTAAAGGTTGATTTAGTGCAACGACGAGTTCGTCTGAAGGATGAGCTAATCGAGCTAACCCCTCAAGAGTTCAGCTTGCTGTACGTGTTGGCACAAGCGAGTGGCGCACCTCTGACGCGCTCAGAGCTGCTGCGTAGAGCATGGCCCGATGCGATCGACAACCATCGCACAGTAGATACCCACATCCTCTCACTGCGTAAAAAAATTGAGTCTGACCCCAGACAACCTAACATTATTCAAACTGTGCGCAATGTGGGATATCGCTTTAACGTCGAAATGGTCAATTCCAACGCTAATTCGCCTGTGGAAGTGAACCCCATGAACCACCGCAAACACGCTCGCACATTACCTAAGATTGCAGAACGGCACTAA
- a CDS encoding NAD(P)H-binding protein, whose product MKAFVAGATGETGRRIVQELVQRNIPVRALVRDRDKAKQVLPDAAELVVGDVLKPESLKEAIADSTVILSATGAAPSFDVTGPYKVDYEGTKNLVDAGKAAGVEKFVMVSSLCVSKLLHPLNLFWLILVWKKKGEDYLKQSGLNYTIVRPGGLKNEDSADAIVMSQADTLFEGSIPRTKVAQVCVEALFSPESSHKVVEIVAKPDAVNQPFSELFASVS is encoded by the coding sequence ATGAAAGCATTTGTAGCAGGGGCTACCGGAGAAACGGGACGTCGGATTGTGCAGGAGTTGGTGCAACGGAATATTCCTGTGCGGGCACTGGTACGAGATCGAGACAAAGCCAAGCAAGTGTTGCCCGATGCAGCCGAATTAGTGGTGGGCGATGTGCTGAAACCAGAGAGTTTGAAAGAGGCGATCGCCGATAGCACTGTTATCTTGTCTGCTACAGGAGCCGCCCCCAGTTTTGATGTTACAGGTCCTTACAAAGTGGACTATGAGGGCACTAAAAATCTGGTGGATGCTGGCAAAGCGGCGGGCGTCGAGAAGTTTGTCATGGTGTCTTCGTTGTGCGTCTCGAAGTTATTGCATCCCCTCAATTTGTTCTGGCTGATTCTGGTGTGGAAGAAAAAAGGCGAGGACTATCTTAAGCAAAGCGGATTGAACTATACGATCGTTCGCCCTGGTGGGTTGAAAAATGAAGACTCCGCCGATGCGATCGTGATGTCCCAGGCAGATACCCTGTTTGAAGGCAGCATTCCTCGCACCAAAGTGGCACAGGTCTGTGTGGAGGCTCTGTTTTCACCAGAGTCTAGCCATAAGGTTGTAGAGATTGTGGCGAAACCCGATGCAGTCAATCAGCCATTTTCAGAGCTATTTGCCAGTGTGAGCTAG
- a CDS encoding S8 family serine peptidase: MTGSVVPPNSSGAGQGVAPENEGMILQRGGEELALEKVGDRFTVRLIEGRNSQVLAQQVGARAIQLIESVQLVEFQVDPARLDQGMQLARSSPEVVFASHVYRLQNSPSTFVYLTDQVTVQFAGQVNAAEVEAIANPLGLQRAQPVVGIPQTFVFELTDRARSNPVKLANQLMRRPEVLMAEPNVAVRTQPLYRPRDPEYPKQWYLHHNGGSELSPNSHISVEAAWDITRGVRSIIVAVTDDGFDLNHPDFQGKDKIVAPRDLKEGGNTPFPDEAYENHGTACAGLAIAEENNQGIVGVAPGCAFMPIRTTGFLDDEAIEGIFNWAMQNGAAVISCSWGSSLTYYPLSLRQRAVMTRAATQGRNGKGCVIVFASGNSNRPVNGTVNEQGWNNNVLRGSTSWLSGFAVHPDVIAVAASTSLNKKAAYSNWGSNISIAAPSNNAPPGIYLQDVGYTYTGPQIRVALPGKGVYSSDRTGAAGYTPGSFTADFGGTSSACPIVAGVAALMLSINPNLTAKEVKQILQDTADKIVDPDPDPQLGFRRGTYDANGHSQWFGYGKVNAFKAVQAAQRRLTPPRPTPTPVPPTPTPVPPTPTPTPPVVARRIQQQNNNPVNIPDFNPQGVVSVISISDTNRIKDIQVTVDVEHSFLGDVEISLISPQGVTILLQSRILGRQTRLQKTYSLQTTPFLGRLINQPAGGRWQLQVVDFAQLNTGQLRSWQLNIGV, from the coding sequence ATGACTGGATCTGTTGTTCCACCCAACTCATCTGGAGCGGGTCAGGGCGTTGCTCCTGAAAATGAGGGGATGATTTTGCAGCGGGGAGGTGAAGAATTAGCCCTGGAAAAAGTGGGCGATCGCTTCACTGTTCGTTTAATAGAGGGGCGCAATTCCCAGGTTTTGGCTCAACAGGTGGGTGCCCGTGCAATACAACTGATTGAAAGTGTTCAACTGGTGGAATTTCAGGTTGATCCAGCGCGATTAGATCAGGGGATGCAACTTGCCAGAAGCTCTCCAGAGGTGGTGTTCGCCAGTCATGTCTATCGGTTGCAAAACAGCCCCAGCACCTTTGTCTATCTCACAGATCAGGTGACAGTGCAGTTTGCGGGGCAGGTGAATGCGGCAGAGGTGGAGGCGATCGCCAATCCACTCGGCTTACAACGAGCACAACCTGTGGTGGGCATTCCCCAAACCTTTGTCTTTGAATTGACAGATCGGGCGCGATCGAACCCCGTTAAATTAGCCAATCAACTGATGCGTCGCCCTGAAGTGTTGATGGCAGAACCTAATGTGGCGGTGAGGACGCAGCCTCTTTATCGCCCGCGCGATCCAGAATATCCGAAACAATGGTATCTGCATCACAATGGTGGGTCGGAGCTATCCCCCAACTCCCATATCTCCGTGGAAGCGGCCTGGGATATCACACGAGGAGTGCGATCGATTATTGTGGCGGTCACGGATGACGGCTTTGATCTGAACCACCCCGACTTTCAGGGCAAGGACAAAATTGTTGCCCCCAGAGACTTGAAGGAAGGAGGGAACACACCCTTTCCCGATGAGGCTTATGAGAATCACGGAACTGCCTGTGCGGGATTGGCGATCGCCGAGGAAAACAATCAGGGCATTGTGGGGGTCGCACCGGGATGTGCTTTCATGCCGATTCGGACTACGGGATTTCTAGATGATGAGGCGATCGAGGGCATTTTTAATTGGGCGATGCAGAATGGAGCCGCTGTTATTTCCTGTAGTTGGGGTTCCAGTTTGACCTATTATCCGCTTTCGCTGAGACAGCGGGCGGTGATGACTCGTGCGGCTACTCAGGGACGTAACGGCAAGGGCTGTGTGATTGTATTTGCATCGGGTAACTCTAATCGTCCCGTGAATGGCACGGTGAATGAGCAAGGTTGGAATAATAATGTCTTGCGCGGGTCAACCTCCTGGTTGAGCGGTTTTGCCGTTCACCCCGATGTGATTGCGGTTGCTGCTTCGACAAGCCTCAATAAAAAGGCAGCCTATAGTAATTGGGGGTCTAATATTTCGATCGCGGCTCCCAGTAACAATGCTCCTCCCGGCATTTATTTACAAGATGTGGGGTATACCTACACAGGACCGCAGATTCGAGTGGCGTTACCGGGTAAAGGGGTGTATTCGAGCGATCGCACAGGTGCTGCGGGCTATACCCCCGGCAGCTTTACGGCTGATTTTGGTGGCACATCCAGTGCTTGCCCCATTGTGGCGGGTGTTGCAGCTTTGATGTTATCTATCAATCCCAATCTCACCGCTAAAGAAGTTAAGCAAATTTTGCAAGATACGGCTGACAAAATCGTAGACCCTGACCCCGACCCCCAACTCGGTTTTCGGCGTGGCACCTACGATGCCAATGGACACTCGCAATGGTTTGGCTACGGCAAAGTCAACGCCTTCAAAGCTGTGCAAGCGGCTCAACGTCGCCTCACTCCACCCCGCCCGACTCCGACCCCGGTTCCTCCAACGCCGACCCCGGTTCCTCCGACTCCGACGCCAACCCCTCCAGTGGTTGCCCGCCGGATTCAGCAGCAAAACAACAACCCCGTCAATATTCCTGACTTTAATCCACAAGGTGTTGTCAGCGTCATCTCCATCAGCGATACCAATCGCATTAAGGATATTCAAGTCACAGTTGACGTCGAACACAGTTTTTTAGGGGATGTGGAAATTAGCCTGATCTCTCCCCAGGGAGTCACCATTTTGCTGCAAAGCCGGATTTTGGGGCGACAAACCCGATTGCAAAAAACCTATTCCCTGCAAACCACGCCTTTTTTAGGGCGGTTAATCAACCAACCTGCGGGAGGACGGTGGCAACTACAAGTGGTTGACTTTGCCCAACTAAACACAGGTCAGCTGAGAAGTTGGCAGTTGAATATTGGTGTGTGA
- a CDS encoding chloride channel protein, which produces MSLNALTRQFQRLFGSKFQRLFGSKRLAIFEACVIGLVSGLAAVLLKQGVGLVGGWRVQLSYQLPAWFVLPVIGLTGGWLAGWLVERFAPEAAGSGIPQVKAALANVPIPLNMRVAIVKLVSVILVLGSGLNLGRQGPTVQVGAALAGQLSQWIPTSPEYRRQLIAAGAAAGLAAGFNAPIAGVLFVVEEFLQDFSGLTLGTAILASFIGAVVSRLLGGQGLSLDPIMTEINARFSLQDVPFFLILGLLAGLLGALFSRGIFVGLAFNRHVVRLSLPWKVALAGLVSGGVVMLLPATFRDSTGLQSFVSAGEAAWQVTLLVFVVQFVLTLIAYGSGAPGGIFAPSLVLGASLGHLVGLSAQTLETWLGLPLGLPAGISPTTTYALAGMGAFFSAVTRGPITAIVIVFEITTDFNLVLPLMIGSVIAYLIADKAASGSFYNQLLAWNGIHLDKDPIVTQGPWAELTAATLMQRRVETLSSQMTLGEAMQAFSRSHHRGFPVVDENKLVGIVTQTDLADPSRYPANTDTDLVTLADIMTPQPVTVSPKDPLNHVLYLLNRFKLSRLPVTEGQKLVGIITRADIIRAESDRITGETQQFGPRPEPSYGVYQTRSPAVGKGRLLVPLSNPQTAPALLKLAVAIAQAHHYELECLQVIKVPRSQSPAEAAVRTTTSRRLLRQAEQWIQASAQEWPIPVHTQIRLAHDAAQAMLETIQERHIDLVLMGWKGNTTTPGRVFGNVVDTVIRQAACEVILVKLSDMELFDRWLVPIAGGPNSQQGLKLLPALTNLSDSPAVRLCQVFEPGAEALDVTLLQQAIAQLNHEIDCPIMAHPIWGNSVSEAVVKLASKENCDVIVLGASREGLLQQAIKGNIPEAIARNSDCTVILVRGVISPNP; this is translated from the coding sequence ATGAGCTTAAATGCGCTTACCCGACAGTTTCAGCGATTGTTTGGGTCAAAGTTTCAGCGACTATTTGGGTCAAAACGCCTCGCCATCTTTGAAGCGTGTGTCATTGGACTCGTCTCCGGTTTGGCAGCAGTTTTGTTAAAGCAAGGTGTAGGTCTGGTCGGTGGATGGCGAGTGCAACTGTCTTACCAGCTACCAGCCTGGTTTGTCTTGCCTGTAATTGGATTGACTGGAGGGTGGCTTGCAGGGTGGCTCGTAGAACGATTTGCACCAGAAGCAGCCGGGAGTGGCATTCCTCAAGTCAAAGCTGCACTAGCCAATGTACCGATTCCACTCAATATGCGAGTGGCGATCGTCAAGCTCGTCAGTGTCATCCTGGTGCTGGGTTCGGGCTTAAACTTGGGGCGGCAAGGTCCAACGGTGCAGGTCGGCGCAGCACTGGCGGGACAACTGAGTCAGTGGATTCCCACGTCTCCTGAATATCGACGACAACTGATTGCGGCAGGAGCGGCAGCAGGTTTAGCAGCCGGATTCAACGCGCCGATCGCTGGCGTCCTGTTTGTCGTGGAGGAGTTTTTGCAGGATTTTTCGGGTTTGACCCTGGGAACGGCAATCCTGGCATCGTTTATTGGGGCGGTTGTGTCCCGATTGCTGGGAGGTCAGGGGCTGAGCCTTGATCCGATTATGACCGAGATCAATGCTCGATTTTCTCTGCAAGACGTACCATTTTTCCTCATTTTGGGGTTGCTAGCCGGACTGTTGGGAGCCTTGTTTAGTCGTGGCATTTTTGTCGGGCTTGCTTTTAATCGCCATGTGGTGCGGCTGAGTTTACCCTGGAAAGTTGCCCTGGCAGGTTTGGTGTCTGGGGGAGTGGTGATGTTGCTACCTGCTACCTTCCGCGATAGCACTGGACTACAGAGCTTTGTCAGCGCAGGAGAAGCTGCCTGGCAAGTGACCTTGCTAGTGTTTGTTGTCCAGTTTGTGCTGACTCTGATTGCCTACGGCTCTGGTGCGCCAGGAGGTATTTTCGCCCCATCTCTCGTTCTGGGAGCTTCTTTAGGGCATCTTGTCGGCTTATCTGCACAAACCCTGGAAACGTGGCTGGGTCTTCCATTGGGATTACCAGCGGGAATTAGCCCAACAACGACCTATGCACTGGCAGGAATGGGAGCATTTTTTAGTGCAGTGACCCGAGGACCGATTACAGCGATCGTCATTGTGTTTGAAATTACCACCGATTTTAATCTGGTGCTGCCGTTAATGATTGGCTCGGTCATTGCCTATCTGATTGCAGATAAAGCTGCCAGTGGTTCCTTTTATAACCAACTGTTGGCATGGAATGGGATTCATCTGGATAAAGACCCAATTGTGACACAGGGACCGTGGGCAGAACTGACTGCTGCGACTTTAATGCAACGCCGTGTGGAAACCCTATCCAGCCAGATGACCCTCGGTGAAGCCATGCAAGCATTTTCGCGATCGCACCACCGTGGCTTCCCAGTCGTGGATGAAAACAAGTTAGTCGGCATCGTGACTCAAACCGATCTCGCTGATCCATCCCGTTATCCAGCAAATACGGATACAGATTTAGTGACGCTAGCTGACATCATGACACCCCAACCCGTGACGGTGTCGCCTAAAGATCCGTTGAACCATGTGTTGTATCTGCTGAACCGCTTCAAATTGAGCCGATTGCCCGTTACTGAGGGGCAAAAACTGGTCGGCATCATCACCCGTGCCGATATTATTCGAGCGGAGTCTGATCGGATTACGGGTGAAACGCAGCAGTTTGGTCCTCGACCGGAACCATCCTACGGAGTCTATCAAACGCGATCGCCTGCCGTTGGCAAAGGTCGCCTGCTCGTACCGTTGAGCAATCCCCAAACTGCTCCAGCGTTACTCAAGTTGGCAGTGGCGATCGCTCAGGCACATCACTATGAGTTGGAGTGTTTGCAGGTGATCAAAGTCCCCCGTAGTCAGTCACCTGCAGAAGCGGCAGTCCGGACAACCACTAGTCGTCGGCTCTTGCGACAAGCGGAACAGTGGATACAGGCCTCCGCTCAGGAGTGGCCGATTCCTGTGCATACTCAAATTCGGCTAGCCCATGATGCGGCTCAAGCCATGCTGGAGACAATTCAAGAACGGCACATTGATCTGGTGCTGATGGGTTGGAAGGGCAACACGACCACACCGGGGCGGGTGTTTGGCAATGTGGTGGACACGGTGATCCGTCAGGCGGCCTGTGAGGTGATTTTGGTGAAGTTGAGTGATATGGAATTGTTTGATCGTTGGTTGGTGCCGATCGCGGGAGGCCCCAATTCTCAACAGGGCTTAAAGCTGCTCCCCGCATTGACCAACCTGAGCGACAGTCCGGCAGTGCGGCTGTGTCAGGTATTTGAACCAGGGGCTGAGGCATTGGACGTGACGCTATTGCAACAGGCGATCGCTCAGTTAAACCACGAAATTGATTGTCCAATTATGGCTCATCCCATTTGGGGAAATTCAGTTTCAGAGGCTGTAGTTAAACTTGCATCAAAGGAAAACTGTGATGTGATTGTGTTGGGTGCCAGTCGTGAGGGCTTATTGCAACAGGCGATCAAGGGCAACATTCCCGAAGCGATCGCCCGCAATAGTGACTGCACAGTCATTCTTGTGCGAGGTGTGATCTCACCTAACCCATAA
- a CDS encoding BolA family protein: MISPSQVESMIKASIPDAQVQIQDLTGGGDHYQVVVVSSAFDGKGLVQQHQLVYKAVRQAMSTEAIHALSLKTYTPEAWAVAQQVS, from the coding sequence ATGATTAGTCCAAGTCAGGTTGAGTCGATGATCAAAGCCAGCATTCCAGATGCTCAAGTCCAAATTCAGGACTTAACCGGAGGAGGTGACCACTACCAAGTTGTCGTCGTCTCATCTGCATTTGATGGCAAGGGGTTGGTGCAACAACATCAACTGGTTTACAAAGCTGTTCGACAGGCAATGTCTACCGAAGCCATTCATGCTCTGTCCTTAAAAACCTATACGCCTGAAGCATGGGCAGTTGCACAACAGGTATCCTAA
- the grxD gene encoding Grx4 family monothiol glutaredoxin, whose translation MTPELQERIDSIVNQNKIVVFMKGNKLMPQCGFSNNVVQILNMMGVPYETVDVLADNDIRQGIKEYSSWPTIPQVYVNGEFVGGSDILIELYQKGELQQMLEVALAS comes from the coding sequence ATGACTCCAGAATTGCAAGAGCGCATCGACTCCATCGTCAATCAAAACAAGATTGTCGTATTTATGAAGGGAAACAAACTGATGCCCCAGTGCGGTTTCTCTAACAATGTGGTTCAGATTCTCAATATGATGGGCGTTCCGTATGAAACGGTTGACGTTTTAGCAGACAACGATATTCGTCAAGGTATCAAAGAATACTCCAGTTGGCCCACCATCCCCCAGGTATACGTAAATGGTGAGTTTGTTGGCGGTTCTGACATCCTGATTGAGTTGTATCAAAAGGGTGAACTCCAACAGATGCTGGAGGTTGCTTTAGCTTCCTGA
- a CDS encoding DUF6761 family protein — MLVDAQVIRYYQKVTDALNEQWNRGYRFDELRLYLDGYLAALRHSNALEPFLIHRLEEEATRYLYDQSNFEEPQPQSEPDYY, encoded by the coding sequence ATGCTTGTCGATGCCCAAGTCATCCGTTATTACCAGAAGGTCACTGATGCCCTCAATGAGCAGTGGAATCGGGGCTATCGATTTGATGAACTTCGCCTCTACCTCGATGGCTATCTCGCTGCCCTACGGCATAGCAATGCTCTTGAACCCTTTTTAATTCATCGGCTTGAGGAGGAAGCTACTCGCTATCTCTACGACCAGTCTAACTTTGAGGAACCTCAACCCCAATCTGAGCCTGACTATTACTAG
- a CDS encoding DUF1997 domain-containing protein has protein sequence MQANSAEHQSLESSSSILGIASGLVDGSDLMMDDSVRHTSEPTYFHGYYTSCMEMYADVKTVASYLDAHREWFRRCAHPMKTEPLGENGYALTVGRFGSFGYDVEPKIGLDLLPQDQGIYRIETIPLADQPPGYEVDFKAAMQLVEAEYQRQPGDGHDVPTAMTRVEWDLNLEVAIQFPRFIHALPKSLIQTTGDRLLNQIVRQVSRRLTVKVQEDFHSTHTIAMPKKRKKSLWHRHPVNHSDAE, from the coding sequence ATGCAGGCAAACTCAGCAGAACATCAATCTCTAGAAAGCTCTAGTTCTATACTGGGGATTGCATCAGGTTTAGTTGATGGCAGCGATTTAATGATGGACGACTCTGTGCGCCATACCAGTGAGCCAACCTATTTTCATGGCTACTACACAAGCTGCATGGAAATGTACGCTGATGTCAAAACAGTTGCCAGTTATTTAGATGCCCACCGCGAGTGGTTTCGACGCTGTGCTCACCCGATGAAGACAGAGCCACTGGGTGAAAACGGCTATGCACTAACAGTCGGTAGATTTGGCTCCTTCGGATATGACGTTGAGCCTAAGATTGGCTTAGACTTGTTGCCGCAAGATCAAGGCATTTACCGCATTGAAACCATTCCGCTTGCCGATCAGCCACCGGGCTATGAGGTTGATTTCAAAGCAGCGATGCAGTTAGTTGAGGCTGAATATCAACGGCAACCTGGCGACGGGCATGATGTCCCTACAGCAATGACCAGAGTAGAGTGGGATCTCAACTTAGAAGTCGCTATTCAATTTCCCCGGTTTATTCACGCCCTGCCCAAATCACTGATTCAAACCACTGGCGATCGCCTATTAAATCAAATCGTGCGCCAAGTCTCGCGGCGTCTAACCGTCAAGGTTCAGGAAGATTTTCACAGCACCCACACCATTGCTATGCCTAAGAAGCGCAAGAAATCTCTGTGGCATCGCCATCCGGTGAACCATTCTGACGCAGAATAG
- a CDS encoding glycoside hydrolase family 24 protein, producing the protein MPSDLNSKLNPAQPQPSHHPKAVTPRKPGAFDWLILVSGIAAIALIITGEPFRFGWGRSPYDPSWDYTPAPLVMQGGDPYIRALMRTISASEANSPKPYSLLYGGEHFQDLGQHPDRCIPIMAGPNVGDCTTAAGRYQFITTTWLEKAKLYHPYPQDFLFWQSYSFEPEFQDKVVYAWLSDPDAWGVDLAELLRAGELAEVLYILSPTWTSLGYGIEPNVMTEALPAIYESMLQEELASVAQ; encoded by the coding sequence ATGCCTTCTGACCTTAATTCCAAGCTCAACCCAGCTCAACCTCAGCCATCGCATCATCCCAAAGCGGTCACTCCTCGCAAGCCGGGGGCGTTTGACTGGCTCATTCTCGTCAGTGGCATTGCGGCGATCGCGTTAATTATTACAGGGGAGCCGTTTCGCTTTGGATGGGGGCGATCGCCCTATGACCCTTCCTGGGACTATACCCCTGCCCCGTTAGTGATGCAGGGCGGTGATCCTTACATTCGAGCCTTGATGCGAACTATTTCAGCCAGTGAAGCCAATAGCCCCAAGCCTTACTCATTGCTGTATGGAGGGGAGCACTTTCAGGACTTGGGCCAACACCCTGATCGCTGTATCCCCATCATGGCTGGTCCAAACGTGGGAGACTGCACCACTGCCGCAGGACGCTACCAGTTCATTACGACGACCTGGTTGGAAAAAGCGAAGCTCTATCATCCATACCCCCAGGATTTTCTCTTTTGGCAGAGCTATAGCTTTGAACCTGAATTTCAAGACAAAGTTGTTTATGCCTGGCTCAGTGATCCTGATGCCTGGGGAGTCGATCTGGCCGAACTCTTGCGAGCCGGTGAACTCGCAGAAGTGCTCTACATTTTGTCGCCAACCTGGACGAGTTTGGGATATGGCATTGAGCCAAACGTCATGACAGAGGCATTGCCTGCTATTTACGAGTCAATGCTGCAAGAGGAGTTAGCCAGTGTTGCTCAGTAA